From Gossypium raimondii isolate GPD5lz unplaced genomic scaffold, ASM2569854v1 Contig00351, whole genome shotgun sequence:
GGGTTCCCGGGGGAAATTCCAAGGCGGAAAAAAGGGGGGAAGGGCCCCGGGGGGTGGGGGGCCCCAAAAAGGGGggcttttttttggtttttggaaCCCGGGGGTTTCCCGGGTTTAGGGGGcaattttggggttttttcCAAAAAGGGGgcaaaaggtttttttttttgggggggggggggggccaaaatttgggaaaaccgggttttttttttggggaaaaaattgTTGGTTTAAAAATTCCCCCAGGCCccctttttaaattttcccctgggggggtttttttttggggggggggggaaggGCCGGTTGGCCCCTTTTAAAACCGCCCTTTTTTGGGGGGGGTAAAAAGGGGGGGGAACCTGGGGGGCCCCCAAAGGCCCAAAACGaacccccaaaaaaaaaggggggttTCCGGGGCCCCCCGGGCCCCCGGCCGGGCGGCCCCCcctttttggggggggggggggcccCCCTTCCGGGCCAAACCCCCCGGGGGCCCCCGGCCCCCCGGGGGGGGTTTTGCCGGGTTCCGGGGCCCAAAACCcgggggaaaaaaaaaaaaaggggggttTTTCCCCCCTTTGGGGTGGGTTTGGgtttggttttttaaaaaaccaaagGCTTTCCCGGGTTTCCCCCCCGGGAAGGAACGTTTTTTGGGGTTTAAATGGCCCCACCCTTTTGGAACCCGGGGGGGCCCCCCTTGGCCAAGGGCCCTTTTTTCCCCCCCCATCAACCGGGCCCCGGGGGTTTTTCCCCCTTTGGGCCCGTGCGCCCCCGGGGGCCCCCTTTTTGGGCCCAGGGCGGGCCCCGGGGAAAAGGCCCTTTCCCCCCCCAAAAAAACCCGGGAAAAACCCCCAAGGTTCCCCAAAGGGCGGGGAAAAAGGGGGGAAAAAAAGGGCCCGGGGAAAAATTGGGGGGCCCCCCGGCGAGGAACCGGGAAAAGCCCCGGAAAGGGGCCCAAGGGGGAAATTTTGGGAAACCCCCGGGGCCCGGGAAAGGGTTTTAAAGGGGCCCAAGGGGGGTTTGGGAATTCCCCGGGGGGTTTGGGAAAAGGTTTGGGGAAATAAAAGGggtttaaaagggaaaaaaaggggggggggaaAAAAAGGGGGGCCCGGGGGGGGTGCATCCTCGCCTCTCGCCACCCCGTGTCTCGGGCAGCCAGTCTCGTCGTCCCTCTGCCCGTCGGGTGGGGTGAGATGCCGGGATCAACCTCTTCGAGGCAAAACGAACAAACCCCGGCGCGAATCGCGCCAAGGAATCGAAACGAAAAAGGGGCGTCTTCGTCGCCGCACCGTTCGCGGTGTCGGTGCTTCATGATCTGTTCTCTTGTCGCAAAATATCAGAACGACTCTCGGCAGCGGATATCTCGGCTCTCGCATCGATGAAGAACGTGGCGAAATGCGATACTTGGTGTGAATGCAGAATCCGTGAACCATCGAGTCTTTGAACGCAAGTTGCGCCCCAAGCCATTAGGCCGAGGCACGTCTGCTGGGTGTCACGCATCGTCGCCCCATCCAACCATGAGCCCTCGAGCCTCGGTTGGACCGCGGGCGAAATTGGCCTCCGTGCGCTCACGGCCAGCGGTTGGCCTAAATTCGAGTCCTCGACGACATCATCGTCGCGACGATCGGTGGTAATCTTGTAAGCAACCTCGTTCGAGTCGTGCGCGTCCGTCGATCGAGACCCTTGAACCCTTTCGGCATCGCAAGGACGGTGCTCGCATCGCGACCCAGGTCGGCGGGATTACCCGCTGAGTTTAAGCATATCAATAAGCGGAGGAAAAGAAACTTACAGGATTCCCCTAGTAACGGCGAGCGAACCGGGAAAAGCCCGGCTTGAGAATCGGTCGCCATCGGCGTCAATTGTAGTCGGAGAAGCGTCCTCGGCGACGGACCGGGCCCAAGTCCCTGGAAAGGGGCGCCGGAAGGTGAGAGCCCGTCGTGCCGGACCTGTCGCACCACGAGCGCTGTCTACGAGTCAGGTTGTTTGGGAATGCAGCCCTAATCGGGCGGTAAATTCCGTCAAGGCTAAATACGGGCGAGGACCGATGGCGAACAAGTACCGCgaggaaagatgaaaaggacTTTGAAAGAGTCAAAGAGTGCTTGAAATTGTCGGGAGGAAGCGGATGGGGGCCGGCGATGCGCCCGGTCGGATGTGGAACGGCGAGCCGGTCCGCCGATCGGCTCGGGGCGTGGACCGACGCGGTCGTGGCGGCGGCCCAAGCCGGGCCTTTGATACGCCCGTGGAGACGTCGTCGCCTCGATCGTGGGATTCAGCACGCGCCGCCTCGGCGTGCTTCGGCACCTGCGTGCTCCGGGCGTCGGCCTGCGGGCTCCCCATTCGGCCCGTCTTGAAACACGGACCAAGGAGTCGACATGTGTGCGAGTCAACGGGCTAGAAAACCCGTAAGGCGCAAGGAAGCTGATTGGCGGGATCCCTCGCGGGTGCACCGCCGACCGACCTTGATCTTCTGAGAAGGGTTCGAGTGAGAGCATG
This genomic window contains:
- the LOC128039218 gene encoding uncharacterized protein LOC128039218, encoding MKHRHRERCGDEDAPFSFRFLGAIRAGVCSFCLEEVDPGSPPFLPPPKKGGFKRGQPALPPPPSPPPRCRGPPGKPGVGAPGPKGRGKRGKNPPRGKGKSPGLTKTQSPGAPWGGKGGGKI